In one Paracoccus everestensis genomic region, the following are encoded:
- the ctaA gene encoding heme A synthase produces MAKRPVFQEVLDPAAPSRPVTTTGMIDAAPRGARRAIRAWLMVLFVMVLAMIALGGATRLTGSGLSITEWAPVTGTIPPMSDAEWQSEFEAYKQIPQYVEVNSDMDLAGFKQIYLWEWAHRLLGRLIGLVWAAGFVFFLASKRIPVGWTPRLLGLGALGGLQGAIGWWMVSSGLVEGMTRVASYRLATHLGLAFVILGLIAWYVLLLGRSEAELLRARRAGEPKLFSMSTGLMHLAFVQILIGALVAGIDAGRTYTGWPTMGGEWIPAAIWDPALGWRNLFENPALVQFVHRMVGYLLAIFAVVVWSRARRSPHPVTRGAFTVMLAAVAAQVGLGIMNVIHASPLGLALSHQVGAVVLFALIIRARHHARFPHETSVRGTIR; encoded by the coding sequence ATGGCCAAGCGCCCCGTTTTCCAGGAAGTTCTCGACCCCGCCGCCCCCAGCCGCCCCGTGACCACGACCGGCATGATCGACGCGGCCCCGCGCGGCGCGCGGCGCGCCATCCGCGCCTGGCTGATGGTGTTGTTCGTGATGGTCCTGGCGATGATCGCGCTTGGCGGGGCGACGCGCCTGACCGGATCCGGCCTGTCCATCACCGAATGGGCGCCCGTCACGGGCACCATTCCACCCATGTCGGACGCGGAATGGCAATCGGAATTTGAGGCTTACAAGCAGATCCCCCAATATGTCGAGGTAAACTCCGACATGGATCTGGCGGGCTTCAAGCAGATCTATCTGTGGGAATGGGCGCATCGCCTCCTGGGACGGCTGATCGGCCTTGTCTGGGCGGCAGGCTTTGTGTTTTTCCTGGCCAGCAAACGCATCCCTGTGGGCTGGACGCCGCGCTTGCTGGGCCTGGGCGCGTTAGGCGGTCTGCAAGGGGCCATCGGCTGGTGGATGGTCAGTTCCGGCCTGGTCGAGGGCATGACCCGCGTGGCATCCTATCGCCTGGCCACCCATCTGGGGCTGGCCTTCGTGATCCTGGGCCTGATCGCTTGGTATGTCCTGCTGCTGGGGCGCAGTGAGGCCGAGTTGCTGCGCGCCCGCCGCGCGGGCGAACCCAAGCTGTTCTCCATGTCCACGGGCCTGATGCACCTGGCCTTTGTGCAGATCCTGATCGGGGCGCTTGTCGCGGGCATCGACGCGGGCCGGACCTATACCGGCTGGCCCACCATGGGCGGCGAATGGATCCCGGCGGCGATCTGGGATCCCGCCCTTGGCTGGCGCAACCTGTTCGAGAACCCGGCCCTTGTGCAGTTCGTCCACCGCATGGTGGGTTACCTGCTGGCGATCTTTGCCGTGGTGGTCTGGTCGCGCGCCCGCCGGTCGCCCCACCCGGTGACGCGGGGCGCTTTCACGGTCATGCTGGCTGCGGTCGCCGCCCAGGTGGGCCTTGGCATCATGAACGTCATCCACGCCTCGCCCCTGGGACTGGCCTTGTCGCATCAGGTCGGCGCGGTCGTGCTGTTTGCACTTATCATCCGGGCAAGGCATCATGCGCGCTTTCCGCATGAAACCTCGGTCAGGGGGACCATCCGATGA
- the purN gene encoding phosphoribosylglycinamide formyltransferase, which yields MKRVAILISGSGSNMVRLIEDMQAGDHPAQPVLVASNDPAAAGLAKAAARGVATAAVDHRAYNGDRAAFEAALLEPLLGARPDIICLAGFMRILTPAFIDRFEGRMINIHPSLLPKYPGLRTHARAIEAGDEEAGATVHEVTSDLDSGPILGQARVPVEPGDTPETLAARVLEREHQLYPLILRRFAAGARERFDI from the coding sequence GTGAAGCGTGTCGCCATCCTGATTTCGGGCAGCGGATCGAACATGGTCCGCCTGATCGAGGATATGCAGGCAGGCGATCATCCGGCCCAGCCGGTTCTGGTCGCCTCGAACGATCCTGCCGCCGCCGGGCTTGCCAAGGCGGCGGCCCGGGGCGTGGCTACCGCCGCCGTGGATCACCGTGCCTATAATGGCGACCGCGCCGCCTTCGAGGCCGCACTTCTGGAACCGCTGCTGGGCGCCCGTCCCGACATCATCTGCCTTGCGGGCTTCATGCGCATCCTGACGCCCGCCTTCATCGACCGCTTCGAAGGCCGGATGATCAACATCCATCCGTCGCTGCTGCCCAAATATCCCGGCCTGCGCACCCATGCCCGCGCCATCGAGGCCGGGGATGAGGAAGCCGGCGCCACCGTCCACGAGGTCACGTCCGACCTGGATTCAGGCCCGATCCTGGGCCAGGCGCGCGTTCCCGTCGAACCCGGCGACACGCCCGAAACGCTGGCCGCCCGCGTCTTGGAACGCGAACACCAGCTTTACCCGCTGATCCTGCGCCGCTTTGCCGCAGGCGCCCGCGAACGCTTCGATATCTAG
- the puuE gene encoding allantoinase PuuE, with the protein MRYSRDLRGYGETTPDPQWPGGARIAVQIVVNYEEGGENSIEHGDAASEAFLSEIIGAQPWPGKRHWNMESIYDYGARSGFWRLHRMLRDIPVTVYGVATALERSPEQVAAMKAAGWEIATHGLKWIDYRDIPRELEADHIAQAIDLHTRVTGERPRGFYQGRTSMNTVALGCEEGGFEYLADTIADELPYWHVHNGKPQLMVPYTMDANDMRFSSGQGFGTGTDFFDYLRDSFDVLYAEGAAGAPKMMSVGLHCRLAGRPGRAMAIQRFLDHCRAHEGVWFTSRLDIARHWAEVHPFQPRQRPSEMDRDSFVAKFGGIYEHSPFIAERVWDGEMGTVHDSAAGLAARMAQVFRSASDAERLGVLTAHPDLAGKLAQAKRLTADSTAEQASAGLDSLTDDERATFTRLNDAYVAKHGFPFIIAVRDHDKAGIMRAMQSRIDNDTQTERAEAERQVTRIGELRLNEALK; encoded by the coding sequence ATGCGCTATAGCCGCGACTTGCGAGGATATGGAGAAACCACCCCCGACCCGCAATGGCCCGGCGGCGCCCGGATCGCCGTGCAGATCGTCGTCAACTACGAGGAGGGCGGCGAGAACAGCATCGAACATGGCGACGCCGCCTCCGAGGCCTTCCTGTCCGAGATCATCGGCGCCCAGCCCTGGCCGGGCAAGCGGCACTGGAACATGGAATCGATCTATGACTATGGCGCGCGGTCGGGTTTCTGGCGGCTGCACCGGATGCTGCGCGACATTCCCGTGACGGTCTATGGCGTGGCCACCGCGCTGGAACGCAGCCCCGAACAGGTGGCCGCGATGAAGGCTGCGGGGTGGGAGATCGCGACCCACGGGCTGAAATGGATCGACTATCGCGACATCCCGCGCGAGCTCGAGGCGGACCACATCGCCCAGGCGATCGACCTGCATACTCGCGTCACCGGGGAACGCCCGCGCGGCTTTTATCAGGGGCGCACGTCGATGAACACGGTGGCGCTTGGCTGCGAGGAGGGCGGCTTCGAATACCTGGCCGACACCATCGCGGACGAGCTGCCCTATTGGCACGTTCACAACGGCAAGCCGCAGTTGATGGTGCCCTATACGATGGACGCCAACGACATGAGGTTTTCATCGGGCCAGGGCTTCGGCACGGGCACGGATTTCTTCGACTATCTGCGCGACAGCTTTGACGTGCTGTATGCCGAAGGCGCGGCAGGTGCGCCCAAGATGATGTCCGTCGGCCTGCATTGCCGCCTGGCCGGGCGTCCGGGGCGGGCGATGGCGATCCAGCGGTTCCTGGACCATTGCCGCGCCCATGAAGGCGTCTGGTTCACCAGCCGCCTGGACATTGCCCGGCACTGGGCCGAAGTGCATCCGTTCCAGCCGCGCCAGCGGCCGTCCGAAATGGACCGCGACAGCTTTGTCGCGAAATTCGGCGGCATCTATGAACATTCGCCCTTTATCGCAGAACGGGTCTGGGACGGAGAGATGGGCACGGTCCATGACAGCGCGGCGGGCCTTGCCGCGCGGATGGCGCAGGTCTTCCGCAGCGCGTCCGACGCGGAACGGCTGGGCGTGCTGACCGCCCACCCCGATCTGGCGGGCAAGCTGGCGCAGGCGAAACGGCTGACCGCCGACAGCACTGCCGAACAGGCCAGCGCGGGGCTGGACAGCCTGACCGATGACGAACGCGCCACCTTCACGCGCCTGAACGACGCCTATGTCGCCAAGCACGGCTTTCCCTTCATCATCGCCGTGCGCGACCACGACAAGGCAGGCATCATGCGCGCCATGCAGTCCCGCATCGACAACGACACCCAGACCGAGCGCGCCGAGGCCGAACGCCAGGTCACCCGCATCGGCGAACTCCGCCTGAACGAGGCTTTGAAATGA
- a CDS encoding carboxypeptidase M32 codes for MTAINDLLAFQRQTEALSSVAERLGWDQETVMPRGAVEQRAEEMAAIEAVLHERRTDPRIGEWLDVAEPQSEAEARSVELIARDFNRASRIPARLAQELARLTSLSQGIWADARANDAPEDFLPTLDQVLVLKQDEAAALADGGDPYDALLDDYEQGMTGAEIAALFDTMRPRLVALREDVLGAERQPQPLTGHFPQETQIRLARICATAFGYDWSRGRMDIAVHPFSSGRWQDSRITTRVVEADPFNCIYSTIHEVGHSSYELGIDDDYAFTPLGRGVSMGVHESQSRIYENQMGRGRAFTGWLFNRMGDAFGGLNITDPDAFYATVNRVTPGFIRTEADEVQYNLHIMMRFDLERDLIAGKLSTDDLVEAWNARFLRDFGVVVDRPANGVLQDVHWAVGLFGYFPTYALGNVFAGCLNQAMRDAVPDLDASLAAGDAAPAVEWLRENVQRHGGIKRPRALIGEATGADVSPEPLLAYLEQKFGQIYAV; via the coding sequence ATGACGGCCATCAACGACCTGCTTGCCTTTCAGCGCCAGACCGAGGCGCTGTCCTCGGTCGCCGAACGCCTGGGCTGGGACCAGGAAACCGTCATGCCGCGCGGCGCGGTCGAGCAGCGGGCCGAGGAGATGGCCGCGATCGAAGCCGTCCTGCACGAACGCCGCACGGACCCGCGCATCGGCGAATGGCTGGACGTGGCCGAACCGCAGTCCGAGGCCGAGGCGCGATCTGTTGAACTGATCGCCCGCGATTTCAACCGGGCAAGCCGCATCCCGGCCAGGCTGGCCCAGGAACTGGCGCGGCTGACCTCGCTGTCCCAAGGCATCTGGGCAGACGCGCGTGCCAATGACGCGCCCGAGGATTTCCTGCCGACGCTGGACCAGGTTCTGGTGTTGAAGCAGGACGAGGCCGCGGCCCTGGCCGACGGCGGCGATCCTTATGACGCGCTGCTGGACGATTACGAACAGGGCATGACGGGGGCCGAGATCGCGGCCCTGTTCGACACCATGCGCCCGCGCCTGGTGGCCCTGCGCGAGGACGTGTTGGGGGCCGAGCGTCAGCCGCAGCCGCTGACCGGACATTTCCCGCAGGAAACCCAGATCCGGCTGGCGCGCATCTGCGCGACGGCCTTCGGCTATGACTGGTCGCGGGGGCGGATGGACATTGCCGTCCATCCCTTCAGCAGCGGCCGCTGGCAGGACAGCCGCATCACCACGCGGGTGGTAGAGGCCGATCCCTTCAACTGCATCTATTCCACAATCCACGAGGTCGGTCATTCCAGCTATGAGCTGGGCATCGACGACGATTACGCCTTCACGCCGCTGGGCCGCGGCGTGTCCATGGGCGTCCACGAAAGCCAGAGCCGCATCTATGAAAACCAGATGGGCCGGGGCCGCGCCTTCACGGGCTGGCTGTTCAACCGCATGGGGGATGCCTTTGGCGGGTTGAACATCACCGACCCCGACGCCTTCTATGCCACCGTGAACCGCGTCACCCCCGGCTTCATCCGCACCGAGGCCGACGAGGTGCAATACAACCTGCACATCATGATGCGGTTTGACCTGGAACGCGACCTGATCGCGGGCAAGCTGTCCACCGACGATCTGGTCGAGGCCTGGAACGCCCGTTTCCTGCGCGATTTCGGCGTTGTGGTGGACCGACCCGCGAACGGCGTCTTGCAGGACGTGCATTGGGCGGTTGGGCTGTTCGGCTATTTTCCGACCTATGCCTTGGGCAACGTCTTTGCGGGCTGCCTGAACCAGGCCATGCGGGACGCCGTGCCCGACCTGGACGCCTCGCTTGCCGCAGGCGACGCCGCGCCCGCCGTCGAATGGCTGCGGGAAAACGTGCAGCGCCACGGCGGTATCAAGCGCCCGCGCGCCCTGATCGGCGAGGCGACAGGCGCCGACGTTTCGCCCGAACCGCTGCTGGCCTATCTGGAACAGAAGTTCGGGCAGATATACGCGGTGTGA
- a CDS encoding bifunctional allantoicase/(S)-ureidoglycine aminohydrolase, producing MTDLSPDLPPAGAPTGDIAEVPRAETQRVPYAGPVAGLPPQTGMTTDTAVFTEAYAVIPRTVMRDIVTSYLPGWEGMRMWMIARPLSGFAETFSQYIVELAEGGGSDNPDDDPEVQHALFVTGGSMSVTIDGAEHLLTPGGFAYVPPGTPWSVRNTTPGNTGFHWWRKRWQPCNGVDKPDPIITQEQDIPPSMMPDTDGAWGTTRFMDPADLRHDMHITVVTFKPGGSIPFAETHVMEHGLFVLEGKAVYRLNRDWVEVGPGDYMWLRAFCPQACYAGGPGPFRYLLYKDVNRHAPLWSNR from the coding sequence ATGACCGACCTGTCCCCCGACCTTCCCCCCGCCGGCGCGCCGACGGGCGACATTGCCGAAGTCCCCCGGGCCGAGACGCAGCGCGTCCCCTATGCCGGTCCCGTGGCGGGCCTGCCCCCGCAGACCGGGATGACCACCGACACGGCGGTCTTTACCGAGGCTTACGCCGTCATTCCCCGCACCGTGATGCGCGACATCGTCACCAGCTATCTGCCCGGCTGGGAAGGAATGCGGATGTGGATGATCGCCCGGCCCTTGTCGGGCTTCGCGGAAACCTTCAGCCAGTACATCGTCGAACTGGCCGAGGGCGGCGGATCGGACAATCCCGACGACGACCCCGAGGTCCAGCACGCCCTGTTCGTGACCGGCGGGTCCATGTCGGTCACCATCGACGGGGCCGAGCATCTGCTGACACCGGGGGGCTTTGCCTATGTCCCCCCCGGCACGCCCTGGTCAGTGCGCAACACCACGCCCGGCAACACCGGGTTCCACTGGTGGCGCAAGCGGTGGCAGCCCTGCAATGGCGTCGACAAGCCCGATCCGATCATCACGCAGGAACAGGACATCCCGCCCTCGATGATGCCCGACACCGATGGGGCTTGGGGCACCACGCGCTTCATGGACCCGGCCGACCTGCGCCACGACATGCACATCACGGTCGTGACCTTCAAGCCGGGCGGCTCGATCCCCTTCGCCGAAACCCATGTCATGGAACACGGGCTGTTCGTGCTGGAGGGCAAGGCCGTCTATCGCCTGAACCGCGACTGGGTCGAGGTCGGTCCCGGCGACTATATGTGGCTGCGCGCCTTTTGCCCGCAGGCCTGCTATGCGGGCGGGCCCGGACCGTTCCGGTATCTGCTCTACAAGGACGTGAACCGCCACGCGCCCTTGTGGTCGAACCGATAG
- a CDS encoding RNA methyltransferase, which produces MESTRLPVIILVRPQMGENIGAAARAMLNFGLTEMRLVDPRDGWPNPRAIAMASGAAGQVLDHARIFPTLAEAMEGIDFAFATTARGRELSKPVHTPATAMDMARAHPGRCAIIFGPERTGLENDDVARANAIVTVPVNPDFPSLNLAQAVLLMGYEYGRDILPPEPSPHHARPEAIALADRLEIEKLGDHFEERLGEAGFFFPETKAASMRLNLRNMWSRLALTRGDVRILHGMLRQLTRR; this is translated from the coding sequence ATGGAAAGCACCCGCCTGCCTGTCATCATTCTGGTCCGCCCGCAGATGGGCGAAAACATCGGCGCGGCCGCCCGCGCCATGCTGAACTTCGGCCTGACCGAGATGCGGCTGGTCGATCCTCGCGACGGCTGGCCCAATCCGCGCGCGATTGCCATGGCATCGGGTGCCGCCGGGCAGGTGCTGGACCACGCGCGGATCTTCCCGACCCTGGCCGAAGCCATGGAAGGGATCGACTTTGCCTTTGCCACCACCGCGCGGGGGCGGGAACTGTCGAAGCCCGTCCATACCCCGGCAACGGCGATGGACATGGCCCGTGCTCATCCGGGGCGTTGCGCGATCATCTTTGGCCCGGAACGCACGGGGCTGGAAAACGACGACGTTGCCCGTGCCAACGCCATCGTGACGGTGCCTGTGAACCCCGACTTCCCGTCGCTGAACCTGGCCCAGGCCGTGCTGCTGATGGGTTATGAATACGGGCGCGACATCCTGCCGCCCGAACCGTCCCCCCACCATGCCCGCCCCGAGGCGATTGCCCTGGCCGACCGGCTGGAGATCGAGAAGCTGGGCGACCACTTCGAGGAAAGGTTGGGCGAGGCAGGCTTCTTCTTTCCCGAAACCAAGGCCGCGTCGATGCGGCTGAACCTGCGCAACATGTGGTCGCGCCTGGCGCTGACGCGCGGCGACGTGCGCATCCTGCACGGGATGCTGCGGCAATTGACCCGGCGCTGA
- a CDS encoding Hsp20 family protein, with the protein MRNFDLTPLYRASVGFDRLADVMDRALSADVSAPTYPPYNIEKTGENAYRISIAVAGFAENDLSVEVRDGAVIVSARKAEEDDTRTYLHRGIATRAFERKFTLADHVRVEGASNADGMLHIDLIREIPEALKPRRIEIAKAAPRVEKLDS; encoded by the coding sequence ATGCGCAACTTTGACTTGACCCCCCTGTATCGTGCCTCGGTCGGTTTTGACCGCCTGGCAGACGTCATGGACCGTGCCCTGTCGGCCGACGTGTCCGCGCCGACCTATCCCCCCTACAACATCGAGAAGACGGGCGAGAATGCCTATCGCATCTCGATTGCGGTGGCGGGTTTTGCCGAAAACGACCTGTCTGTCGAGGTTCGGGACGGCGCCGTGATCGTCTCTGCCCGCAAGGCCGAGGAAGACGACACCCGCACCTATCTGCATCGCGGCATCGCCACCCGTGCGTTCGAACGCAAGTTCACGCTGGCCGACCATGTGCGCGTCGAGGGCGCCAGCAATGCCGACGGGATGCTGCATATCGACCTGATCCGCGAAATTCCCGAGGCGCTGAAGCCCCGCCGGATCGAGATCGCGAAAGCTGCCCCCAGGGTCGAAAAGCTGGATTCGTAA
- the bhcR gene encoding HTH-type transcriptional regulator BhcR produces the protein MSEPIRRRGRPRSAKDTGGTVQVLDRALDILDLLAAHPGLTLSEVADRIGQSPSTVHRLLHSLAARGMVESDPATQAWNIGPATFRLGSAFMRRSGIVERARPILHALMKHTGETANLGILNGDAVLFVSQAETHETIRAFFPPGTRSPLHASGIGKALLAFGRPETLQAYLDSASLAGFTDKTLVTPDALTQDMARIRSRGFSFDDEERTRGMRCIAAPVFDLTGEAIAGVSVSGPTHRIGHEHVKTLGAVVAAAAAELSHAMGG, from the coding sequence ATGTCTGAACCCATCCGCCGCCGGGGCCGGCCCCGCAGCGCCAAGGACACGGGCGGCACCGTGCAGGTGCTGGACCGTGCGCTTGACATCCTAGACCTGCTGGCTGCCCATCCCGGCCTGACGCTGAGCGAGGTCGCGGACCGCATCGGCCAGTCGCCGTCCACCGTGCACAGGCTGCTGCATTCGCTGGCCGCGCGCGGCATGGTGGAAAGCGATCCGGCCACGCAGGCCTGGAACATCGGCCCCGCGACCTTTCGGCTGGGCTCGGCCTTCATGCGGCGGTCCGGGATCGTGGAACGCGCCCGCCCCATCCTGCACGCCTTGATGAAGCATACCGGGGAAACGGCAAACCTGGGGATTTTGAACGGCGATGCGGTGCTATTCGTCAGCCAGGCCGAAACCCACGAAACCATCCGCGCGTTCTTCCCCCCCGGCACCCGGTCCCCCCTGCACGCATCGGGCATCGGCAAGGCGCTGCTGGCATTCGGCCGCCCCGAGACTCTGCAGGCCTATCTGGACAGCGCAAGCCTTGCAGGCTTTACCGACAAGACGCTGGTGACGCCCGACGCACTGACCCAGGACATGGCCCGCATCCGGTCGCGCGGCTTTTCCTTTGACGACGAGGAACGGACCCGCGGGATGCGCTGCATCGCCGCCCCGGTCTTTGACCTGACGGGCGAGGCGATTGCCGGGGTCAGCGTCAGCGGCCCCACCCACCGGATCGGGCACGAACATGTCAAGACGCTGGGCGCGGTCGTGGCGGCGGCGGCGGCGGAACTGAGCCACGCGATGGGCGGATAG
- a CDS encoding thiamine phosphate synthase produces MPDAAQDAPQLYLITPAGAQASTLGPQLAAVMDAFPVACLRIRAGAEEDELGRIADLAREIAHARDVAVVIDDLVALAHRHGLDGVHLTDGAKAVRYARKELGTDAIIGAFCGSSRHEGMKAGEAGADYVSFGPVGDSALYRGEPAPLDLFQWWSETIEVPVVAEGAITRDLLAHLSSVSDFVAIGPEIWSAEDPVAALTALWG; encoded by the coding sequence ATGCCTGACGCCGCACAAGACGCCCCGCAGCTTTACCTGATAACGCCCGCGGGCGCGCAGGCATCCACTCTGGGGCCGCAACTGGCGGCGGTGATGGACGCCTTTCCGGTGGCCTGCCTGCGCATCCGCGCAGGGGCCGAGGAGGACGAGCTGGGCCGCATCGCCGATCTGGCCCGCGAAATCGCCCATGCGCGCGACGTGGCCGTGGTGATCGACGACCTTGTGGCGCTGGCGCATCGGCATGGGCTGGACGGGGTGCATCTGACCGATGGCGCAAAGGCCGTCCGCTATGCCCGCAAGGAACTGGGCACGGATGCCATTATCGGCGCCTTTTGCGGCAGTTCGCGTCACGAGGGGATGAAAGCGGGCGAGGCGGGGGCGGATTACGTCAGCTTTGGCCCGGTGGGCGACAGCGCGCTGTATCGCGGCGAACCCGCACCGCTGGATCTGTTCCAGTGGTGGTCCGAGACGATCGAGGTGCCGGTCGTGGCCGAAGGCGCCATTACCCGGGATCTGCTGGCGCACCTGTCCTCGGTCAGCGACTTTGTCGCCATCGGCCCGGAAATCTGGTCAGCCGAGGATCCGGTGGCCGCGCTGACGGCGCTGTGGGGCTAG
- the purM gene encoding phosphoribosylformylglycinamidine cyclo-ligase, protein MTKNGISYRDAGVNIDAGNALVERIKPAAAATARPGVMDALGGFGALFDPRAAGYDDPVLVAATDGVGTKLRIAIDTGHLDGIGQDLVAMCVNDLVCQGAEPLFFLDYFATGKLSVDEGARVVESIARGCKTAGCALIGGETAEMPGMYHDGDFDLAGFAVGAMQRGTDLPAGVAEGDVLLGLASDGVHSNGYSLVRKVAEHAGLGWDAASPFGDGDLGTALLTPTRLYVQPALAAIRAGGVHALAHITGGGITENLPRVLPKDLGAEIDLSSWTLPPVFRWLARAGGIEAAEMLKTFNSGIGMILAVASDRADGLADLLAAQGETVHRLGRVTAGQGVRYHGTLA, encoded by the coding sequence ATGACCAAGAACGGGATCAGCTATCGCGATGCGGGCGTCAATATCGACGCGGGCAATGCGCTTGTCGAACGCATCAAGCCCGCCGCCGCCGCGACTGCGCGTCCCGGCGTGATGGATGCGCTTGGCGGCTTCGGCGCGCTGTTCGACCCCCGCGCGGCGGGATATGACGATCCGGTCCTGGTCGCGGCGACCGATGGCGTCGGTACCAAGCTGCGCATCGCCATTGACACCGGCCACCTGGACGGCATCGGTCAGGATCTGGTCGCCATGTGCGTCAACGACCTGGTCTGCCAGGGCGCGGAACCGCTGTTCTTCCTGGATTATTTTGCCACCGGCAAGCTGTCGGTGGACGAAGGCGCGCGCGTCGTCGAAAGCATCGCGAGGGGGTGCAAGACCGCGGGCTGCGCCCTGATCGGCGGCGAGACGGCGGAAATGCCGGGTATGTATCACGACGGCGACTTCGACCTGGCCGGTTTCGCGGTCGGCGCCATGCAGCGCGGCACCGACCTGCCTGCGGGCGTGGCCGAGGGCGACGTGCTGCTGGGCCTGGCGTCGGACGGGGTGCATTCCAACGGCTATTCGCTGGTCCGCAAGGTCGCGGAACACGCGGGGCTGGGCTGGGATGCGGCCTCGCCATTCGGCGACGGCGACTTGGGCACGGCGCTGCTGACGCCCACGCGGCTTTACGTCCAGCCCGCCCTGGCGGCGATCCGGGCAGGCGGGGTTCATGCCCTGGCCCATATCACCGGCGGCGGCATCACCGAAAACCTGCCGCGCGTCCTGCCCAAGGATCTGGGCGCGGAAATCGACCTGTCGTCCTGGACCTTGCCGCCGGTCTTCCGCTGGCTGGCGCGGGCTGGCGGGATCGAGGCGGCCGAGATGCTGAAGACCTTCAACAGCGGCATCGGCATGATCCTGGCGGTCGCCTCTGACCGGGCCGATGGGCTGGCTGACCTGCTGGCCGCGCAGGGCGAGACGGTCCACCGCCTTGGCCGCGTCACCGCAGGGCAGGGCGTCCGTTACCACGGGACGCTTGCGTGA
- a CDS encoding NCS2 family permease, translating into MERYFKLAQHGSTVRTEVIAGITTFLTMAYIIFVNPSILSTTGMDSNAVFVATCLAAAIGSAVMALWANWPIGMAPGMGLNAFFAFTVVGAMGFTWQQALGAVFISGIIFLILSATGIRRWLVAGIPVSMRSGVAAGIGMFLGIIALQSSGIVVNSDATLVTLGDLTNPGTLLTIAGFFIIVALDAMRVTGAILIGILVTTVAAILLGVTQFGGIMSMPPAIGPTFLQLDIMGALHYGIFHVILVMVLVEVFDATGTLIGVAKRAGLLKEGPAHTNPGLSRALMADSTAITVGSMLGTSSTTAYVESAAGVQAGGRTGLTALVVAVLFLLAMFFAPLAGSVPAYATAPALLYVATLMVRELSEIAWEDVTEAAPAVLTALVMPFTYSIANGLAFGFISYAVIKLLTGKASQVHAATWIVAALFVIKFAFFGGH; encoded by the coding sequence ATGGAACGCTACTTCAAGCTGGCCCAGCACGGCAGCACCGTCAGGACCGAGGTGATCGCAGGCATCACCACCTTCCTGACGATGGCCTATATCATCTTCGTCAACCCTTCCATCCTGTCCACCACGGGCATGGACAGCAACGCGGTCTTCGTGGCGACCTGCCTTGCCGCCGCCATCGGATCGGCGGTCATGGCGCTGTGGGCCAACTGGCCCATCGGCATGGCGCCGGGGATGGGGCTGAACGCCTTTTTCGCCTTTACCGTGGTCGGCGCGATGGGCTTCACCTGGCAACAGGCGCTGGGCGCGGTCTTCATCAGCGGCATCATCTTCCTGATCCTGTCGGCGACCGGCATCCGCCGCTGGCTGGTGGCGGGGATCCCGGTGTCGATGCGCAGCGGCGTGGCGGCGGGCATCGGGATGTTCCTGGGCATCATCGCGCTGCAATCGTCGGGCATCGTGGTCAACAGCGACGCGACGCTGGTCACGCTGGGCGACCTGACCAACCCGGGCACGCTGCTGACCATCGCGGGCTTCTTCATCATCGTGGCGCTGGATGCCATGCGGGTGACGGGTGCCATCCTGATCGGCATCCTGGTCACCACGGTTGCCGCCATCCTGCTGGGCGTCACGCAGTTCGGCGGGATCATGTCCATGCCGCCCGCCATCGGGCCGACATTCCTGCAACTGGATATCATGGGCGCGCTGCATTACGGCATCTTCCACGTGATCCTGGTCATGGTCCTGGTCGAGGTCTTTGACGCCACGGGCACCCTGATCGGCGTCGCCAAGCGCGCAGGGCTGCTGAAGGAAGGACCGGCCCATACCAATCCCGGGCTGTCGCGCGCGCTGATGGCCGATTCGACCGCGATCACGGTCGGGTCGATGCTGGGCACGTCATCTACCACCGCCTATGTCGAAAGCGCGGCGGGCGTGCAGGCGGGCGGGCGCACGGGGCTGACGGCGCTTGTGGTGGCGGTGCTGTTCCTGCTGGCGATGTTCTTTGCGCCGCTGGCGGGGTCGGTGCCGGCCTATGCCACCGCGCCCGCGCTGCTGTATGTCGCGACCCTCATGGTGCGGGAACTGTCCGAGATCGCCTGGGAAGACGTGACCGAAGCCGCCCCCGCCGTTCTGACCGCCCTGGTCATGCCCTTCACCTATTCCATCGCGAATGGCCTGGCCTTCGGCTTCATCAGCTATGCGGTGATCAAGCTGCTGACCGGCAAGGCGTCCCAGGTCCATGCCGCGACCTGGATCGTGGCCGCCCTGTTCGTGATCAAGTTCGCCTTCTTCGGCGGGCACTGA